The genomic DNA AATAGAGCGGTTTTTCGGTCGCCTCAAGCAATACCGACGACTGGCAACGCGCTATGAAAAAACCGTTGTTTCGTTTCTGGCTTTTTGGCATATGGCAGCAGCCATAGATTGGCTTCGATAATTGTCCTCACGCTCTAGAGCCGAAGTTGTGCAATTGGTAAGCTGTTGGCCCCGCAAAGCGTCCAATTCTTATAGCCTGCTCATCGTCAGTTAGTGGTAATGGAACAGTTCGTATATCAAGTAAGAACTGGTACACGATGGTACGATAAGCAGCTTTACGTTTGTTGTCCATGCCGCAAATAAAAAGCCCGCTGGCACAATACCAGCGGGCTTTCTCATTTTAAAGCAAATTAACTCAGCAATTACGCGCCGATTGCTACGCGCTTGAACGCTTCTACCGTCATGCCTTTCGACGTTTTGTCGAGTAGCTGGGCAATGGTCATCGAGTTGTCCTTTACGAATTCCTGGTTCAGCAAAGTGTTGTCTTTGTAGAACTTGTTGAGCTTGCCCTGGGCGATTTTCTCCAGCATAGCTTCGGGCTTGCCTTCGGCGCGCGCCTGCTCTTTGCCGATTTCGATTTCGCGCTCTACTGTGCCAGCGTCCACCCCGTCTTTGTCAACGGCAACGGGCTTCATAGCCACGATTTGCATAGCTACGTCGCGGCCAATGGCGGCCGTGTCGGCGCTACCCACGTTTTTCAGGCCCACGAGCACGCCCTTTTTGTTGTCCGAGTGGATGTACGAAGCCACTTTCTCGGCGTGCAGGGTAGCGTAGGTGAGGTCGAGTTTCTCACCGATTTTGCCGGTAAGCTCAGTGATGTGCTCCTGCACGGTGCGGCCGTCCGACTCCTTGGCGGCCAGCAGGTCTTCCTTGGTTTCGGCTTTGGTAGCCACCGCAGCGTACAGAATCTGCTGCACCAGGTTGCGGAAGTCGGCCACTTTGGCTACCGACTCAGTTTCGCAGGCCAGGGCCACCAGGCGGCCGGTTTTGGCATCGTCGCTCACGCTGACCATAACCAGGCCTTCCGACGTAGCATTGTCGGCGCGCTTGTCAGCGATTTTCTGACCCTGCTTGCGCAGAATGTCGCGGGCGGCTTCGAAGTCGCCATCGGCTTCGGTCAGGGCTTTTTTGCAATCCATCATGCCCGCGCCAGTCATGGTGCGGAGCTTATTTACGTCTGCGGCGGTGATAGCGGCCATTTGGAGAGGAGTTGTAAAACGCAGTGGCACTGCGTTTAATCGTGTTTGATAAAACAAAAGTCGTTTAATCGGGAACGGAGTGCCACTCCGTTCTACAAGCAAAAATGAAAAAGGGAACCGCCAAGCACTTGCCTCGACCGTTCCCTTTTTCGTCAAGCTTTAAAAGCAGCTTAGGCTTCGGTATCAGCTTCGGTTTTTTCGGCAATGGCTGCCTCATCGGCTTCCTTGCGGTCGGCATCTTCTTTGTCAACCTTGCGCTCCGACAGGCCATCTTCGATAGCCTTGCCAATCACGTTCATGATGAGCTGAATCGACTTCGAGGCGTCGTCGTTGGCCGGAATCGGGAACTGCACCAACTCAGGATTCGAGTTCGTATCCACGATGGCGAAAACCGGGATGCCCAATTTCTGAGCTTCTTTCACGGCAATATGCTCACGCTTCACGTCCACTACGAACAGGGCGGCGGGTAGGCGGCTCAGTTCGGCGATGCCGCCCATTACGCGCTCTAATTTGTCACGCTCGCGCGACATCATGAGCTTCTCGCGCTTGGCCAGTGCGGCGTAGGCGGTGTTTTCTTTTACCATCTTGTCGATGGTACTCATCTTCTTCAGCGACTTGCGGATGGTGGCGAAGTTCGTCAGCATCCCGCCCAGCCAGCGGTCAGTAACATAGGGCATCTTGAGGCGAACGGCCTCAGTCTGCACAATTTCCTGCGCCTGCTTTTTGGTAGCCACGAACATGATTTTGCGGCCGCTCTTCGCGATGTTGCGAATAGCATTGGCAGCGTAATCCAGCGAAGCCAGCGTCTTGTTCAGGTCAATGATATGGATGCCGTTCTTCTCCATGAAGATATACGGCGCCATTTTCGGGTCCCACTTGCGCGTGAGGTGGCCAAAATGGGCACCCGCGTCAAGCAGCTCTTTATAAGTGGTGGACTGAGCCATGATACTACTACGGTTAAACGATTAGCGCTTAGAGAACTGGAACGAGCGGCGAGCCTTGCGCTTGCCGAACTTCTTCCGCTCGACCATGCGGGGGTCGCGGGTCATAAAACCTTCCTTGCGGAGGGCCGGCTTAACTTCCGCGTTGTCGCTCACCAGTGCTTTCGAGATGGCGAGGCGGATAGCCTCGGCCTGGCCGGCGATGCCGCCGCCGCTCACGTTCACCTTGATGTCGTACTGGCCCACCTGCTCAAGGGTAGCCAGCGGCTGGTTCACGATGTTCTCCAACAGCTCGTTGGCGAAGTAGGACTTCATGTCCCGGTCATTGATAGTGATATTCCCTTGCCCGGCCTGCATGTAAATGCGGGCCACCGAGGTTTTTCTTCTACCAGAAGTGTTAGTAGTTGCCATTTAGTGGAAAAATATGCGACCAAAAGCGGTCGTAAAGACAATGATTTACAGATTCTTCAGCTCGTAAGGCTGCGGCTGCTGAGCCTCGTGGGGATGCTCGGTGCCAGCGTACACGTACATATTGCGGTACTGGGCAGCGCCCAGGCGGTTGCCTTGCAACATGCCTTTCACAGCGTGCTCGATGGCCTTGCGCGAATCGCGGTTCATCTGCTCGCGCAGGGTGCGTTGCTTCTGGCCGCCGGGATAGCCCGAGTGCGAGATATAGAGTTTTTCTTCCATCTTCTTGCCCGTAACACGCAGCTTGTCAGCATTGATAACGATAACGTTATCACCGCAATCGGAGTTCGGAGTGAAGGAAGGCTTGTGCTTGCCACGCAACAGGTTGGCAATTTGGCTGCACACGCGGCCCAGCGGGGCCACGCTGGCGTCTACGATAACCCAGTTTTTCTGGGCGTTGGCCTTGTTGACGTGGGTCGTCTTGAAGCTCAGGTGGTCCATATGGATGGTAAAAAATTACCGGCTAAACAATTGACAATAAGCCCCAAGCCGGACGGGCTTAGGGAAAAACGGACACAAAGGTACTATTTTTCTGGCAGATTACCAAACCAGGAGCCGAAGTTTTGCAGGGTAACCGCGTAGCTCCCTACCCCCCTTAACTCGGAAAAAGCTGCTTCTACTGGTACTCCCGCAGCGTTTCGACTAATACCCGAAAATCTTTGGGGTAAGGCGCTTCTACCTTAATGGGCGTGCCATCCAAGCCCGCGAAGCCGAGCTCTTTCGCGTGCAGGGCGAAGCGCTTGATGAACGGCTGCTCAGTTTCGCCGTCCTTGAGGTTGAACTTCTTCTTGAGTGAAGACAGGAAGAAATCCGCGCCGCCGTAGAGCGTATCGCCCACGATGGGCGTCTCCACGTAGGCCAGGTGCAGGCGAATCTGGTGCATGCGGCCGGTTACGGGCTCGGCCTGCACGAGGGCGTGGCGGGCAAAGGTTTCGAGGGTCGTGAAGCGCGTTTCGGCGGGCTTGCCCTTGAAGGCCAGGCGGGCTTTGCCGCTCTTGGTGGTTTCGATGTTGCGCTCCACGATAAACTTATCGAGCGGCGGCGCGCCCCAGGTCACGGCGTGGTACACCTTGTTCACCTCGCGGTTTTCAAACTGCATCGAGATGTGGCGGTAGGCCTCGGGGTGCTTGGCCAGCACCAGCGCGCCGCTGGTGTCGCGGTCGAGGCGGTGGCCCACCTGGGCATCGTCGGCGTATTCGCGGGCCAGTCGCAATAGGCTGGCGGCCACGCCAATGCGCTCATCGAGGGTAGAGAGAAACGGCGGCTTGTTGACGACAATGTAATCGTCGTTCTCAAACAAAATGAGGTCTTTGAACTTAGGTGGCTTCATGCGAGCCACGAAGGTACGAAGGGGGTAGGGGAGTGTAGGGTAGGCTTCAGCTTACTGGGAGGGGGTAGGGTAAGCTTGCTGGGCGGCAGCGTATCCCAAAACGACAAGCTAAATCTTACCCTACACTTCCCTACCCCCTCCCGGCAAGCTGAAGCTTACCGCACGTTCTCGTGGCCCTTTATCTCCTTTGGCTTGGGCAGCTTGAATTCCAGCGTTGTGCCTTCATTCAATACGCTCTTAATGTGGATGGTAGATTTATGCGCCTCCACGATGTGCTTGCTGATGGCCAGGCCCAGGCCTGAGCCGCCCGCCGCGCGTGACCGGCTCTTATCGACGCGGTAGAAGCGCTCGAAGATGCGCGCCTGGTGCTCGGGCGCAATGCCGGCACCGTTGTCGCGCACGGCCACGCGCACGCCGTTGCGGCCCGGCGTGAGGGATACGACCACGTGGCCGTTGTGCTCGCGGCCGTACTTTATCGCGTTGTCTATCAGGTTGGTTAATACCTGGCGAATGCGGTTGCGGTCGGCAATGACCGGCAGCTCCTTTTCGGCCAGGTGCGGCGGAAACAGCTCCAGCGTCGTGCCGCGCCGCTCGGCGTGCTGCTCCAGCAGCTCAAACAGCTCCTGCACCAGCGCCACGAGGTCGAAGCGCTGGCGGCGCATCCGAATGACGCCTTTTTCGAGCTGCGAAATGGTAACGAGGTCCTTCACCAGCGCGTCGAGCGCATCGAGGCTGGCGGCCGCGCGCCGCAAAAACTTGCGCCGGATGGTCGGGTCCATGCCGCCGGTTTCCGCTCCGTCCTCCTCCTCATCCAGGATGGTGTGCACGAAGCCCTGGGCGGCAAAAAGCGGCGTTTTCAGCTCGTGCGACACGTCGGCCAGAAACTCGCGGCGCAGGGCTTGCAGGCGTTTCAGCTCGTCGAGTTCCTGCTGGCGGCGCTCAGCCATCTGCACTATCTCATCGCCGATGCGCTGGAGCGGTTCGGGGCGAAATAAAAACTTGTTGCTCAGCTTTTTAAATTCCTTGCGCTTAATGTGCTCCAGGCGCGAGTAGATGCCGTTTATCTCCCGAAAAATCAGGGCCTCAAACGATAAATACACCAGTAGAAAGCACGCCGCCACCGTAATGCCCGCCGCCAGAAACGCCTGGTGCGTGGGCAAGCCAGGAGTCACGTAGGCAAACGTGGTGAGGACCCCCGCCACCACGAGCGCAATGAGAACGGCAATGGTGCGGGAAGAAAGATTCATGCGCAGATGAGATAAGCGGACGCCAGATGAGCATGACGTTCGAATGGCAGGCAATGGTTGTTAGTCGGCGTTGAATTTATACCCTACCCCCTTGATGGTCTGGATGTGGTGGTCGCCGACTTTTTCGCGCACTTTGCGCACGTGCACATCCACGGTGCGGGCCAGCACGAACACGTCGTTGCCCCAGATATTTTGCAGCAGCTCGTCGCGGCTGAACACCTTATGCGGGGCGGCGGCCAGGAACGCCAGCAGCTCAAACTCCTTCTTGGGGAGTGTGATTTTGCGGCCGTCCTGGTACACGGCGAAGCCAGTGCGGTCGATGCGCAGGCCATTAATATCGATGGCCTCCACGCCGGCGTGCGGGTCCTGGTCGCGGCGCACGATGGCGGCCAAGCGGCTCAGCAACGCGCGGGGCTTGATGGGCTTGGCTAGAAAATCGTCGGCACCAGCCTCAAAAGCAGCTACTTCCGAAAATTCCTCGGCGCGGGCCGTGAGGAAGAGAATGTAGGTGTCCTTAAACTTGGGCTGCTCGCGCAGGATGCGGCAGGTAGCGATGCCATCGAGGTGCGGCATCATCACATCGAGCAGAATGATGTCGGGACTGAATTCCTGGGCCACGGCCAGCGCCTGGCGGCCGTCGCCGGCTGAGGCCGTGAGGTAACCTTCCTTTTTGAGGTTGAACTCCAGCAGCTCCACGATGTCGGGGTCGTCATCGACAACCAGAATCTTGTAGGCAGCGGTTTTGGCTTGCGCTGACCGTTGATTGGCGGGGATAGCCACGGCGGGAGTGCGAGAGGGATAAGGACTTTCGCGCCACAAAATTACCTAACCCGTCGCGGCACGCATGTTACGTTTGTGTGACGTGAAATGCGCCGAGCAATTAGGCTTGAAAATCAATAATTTACCGAGCCAGGTTCAGCCGGTGTTTCAGGCCTTCATACTTATACATATCCACTTTCACGGAGCCCACGAACAGCTCGGCCTGAAAGAGCACCGGGATTTTGTTGCGGTCGTCGGAGAGGTATATCTTGATGGCTTCTTCGCCGCGAAAGATGCGGTTGGTAGGCATTTTGGGCACCAACTTCAGCACGTGGATGGGGCCGGCCCTGGTTTCGATTACCTCCCTACCCCGGAAAACAACGTCCATGTTGAACGTCGATTCGTCGAAGAAGCCGCCCATGTGGATAATCTCGCCGGGCTTCATGCGCTCGTAGCTGAGGGTGCGCAGGTAGTAGAAACCGCTCACCAGCTCCTGCACGTTGTTGGGCACCTTAAAGGTGTAGCGAATGGGCTCTTTGGTGTGGGTCTGGAGCACGTTCACGATGGCGTGTTCCTGGTCAAAATCAACCACTTCCTTCTTGCGATACGAGCTTTCCTCAATATCGCGCGAGGAGCGCAGCGGCAAAATGCTGGCCGTGTCGATGTAGGAGCGCCACTGGTCGCGCACGTGCAGAAAGAATTCGAACGAGCCGGTAGTGCGGCCGCTCACGGTGGCCTTGTAGCAGGGCCGCCCCGCCACACGCTCCAGCGAGCCGGAGGTTTCGACGGTGGCCTCGGCCGCGTTCAGCACCCCATAATGCACCTTATAGCGAATGGTTTCGCCGGCCTGGAAGCTGGCGTTGGGCCAGAGCCGCACCGGCTCCGCGGAGCCGGAGGGTTGGGTCCAGGCGCCGCACAGCAAGAGTAACGAAGCAAGCAGCCAGCGACGGGGCATAGGGTAGGAAACTAGCAAACGGCAGTAGCGCGGGTGCAAACGCAGTGCCAGCGCGTAAAAATACGTAACGGGTCATGCCTTCGGCTTGCCGCCCAGCCACAAAAAAGCCCCGCGGCCGGTGGGCAGCGGGGCTTTTTACATTAGTTCGAACTCAGTACTAGGCAGTAGGCACTAGGTCAGCCCTACCCCCCTCACACTGGCCGAAGCCGGCTTACAACGTGTCGTCGCCGTCTTCGGGGCCGCTCATATCCACGGGGATTACGTCGGTATCGCCCTTGGCCATCGCGCGGATTTTGGCCTCGATGGTATCGGCTAGCTCGGGGTTATCGAGCAACAGCGTTTTAACGGCTTCGCGGCCCTGACCGATTTTGTTGCCGTCGTAGCTGAACCACGAGCCCGATTTGCCAATGATGCCCATATCCACGCCCAAGTCCACGATTTCGCCGACTTTGGAAATGCCCTGGCCATAGATGATATCAAACTCGACCACTTTGAAAGGCGGCGCGACTTTGTTTTTCACCACTTTCACCTTGGTGCGGTTGCCGGTCACGTTGTCCTTGTCTTCCTTAATCTGGCCGATGCGGCGGATGTCGAGGCGCACCGAAGCGTAGAATTTCAGGGCGTTACCGCCAGTCGTGGTTTCGGGCGAGCCGAACATCACGCCGATTTTTTCGCGCAGCTGGTTGATGAAGATACACAGGCAATTAGTCTTGTTAATCGTGCCGGTGAGCTTGCGCAGGGCCTGGCTCATGAGGCGGGCGTGCAGGCCCACTTTCGAGTCGCCCATGTCGCCTTCGAGTTCGCCTTTCGGCACGAGGGCCGCCACGGAGTCGATTACAATGATGTCAATCGCGCCGGACGAAATGAGCTGGTCGGCGATTTCGAGGGCTTGCTCGCCGTTGTCGGGCTGCGCGATGAGCAGGTTGTCCACGTCAATGCCCAACTTCTTGGCGTAGGTCGGGTCAAAGGCGTGCTCGGCGTCGATGAAAGCGGCGGTGCCGCCGGCTTTTTGGGCCTCCGCGATGGCGTGCATCGTCAGGGTCGTCTTGCCGCTCGACTCGGGGCCGTAGATTTCGACCACGCGGCCGCGGGGCAGGCCGCCGATGCCCAGGGCAATATCCAGCGAGAGCGAACCCGTGCTGATGGACGGCACATCGTTTACCTTCTGGTCCGAGAGCTTCATCACGGTACCTTTGCCGAAGGCTTTGTCCAGCTTCTCCATCGTCAGCGCGAGGGCTTTGGCCTTCTCGGTGGCGGTGCTGGAGGGACCAGTTTTGTCAGCTTTCTCGACCGTTTCTGTTTTTTCGGCTTTTTTGGTTGCTAAGGCCATGAAGGAGGGGGGAGGAAAATAAACTTAAAGTTTGTAAAACTACGGTATTTTAGTTTACCACCGATACGCAGCGCAGCAGGGGGGTAGGCCCCGCTACCGTTCTGTTTTAGGTGGCCATTTCTAACGCAGCCGCCGCCGGTTTTGTGCCGGATAGGGCGCAAATTTATGAGGAAATTTCTAAAAATTTTAGTTAGCGTTGGGGCTGTGTTATTTATGGCCTTGCCAGCCTGGGCGCAGCTGGATAACCGGGCGTTTACGTCGCCTACGCCGGGTAGGGACCGTACCAGCACGGAAGTTTTGCCGGTCACAGAAGACCCGGAAGAGTTAGACACGCATGCGACACCCGCACAAGGCGACTTGCGCATTTCCCTCAACGCCTTCACTTTCCTCAAAGACAACGAATATTTCAACGATATTGTCGAAGGCTACACGCTATTTGGCACGCAACTGAACCCGCAGCTCGTTTACTACCCCACCAAAGACCTGCGGCTTGAAGCCGGCGTTTTCCTCTGGAAAGACTTCGGCAACCCGGTGCTGAAGCAGGTGCGCCCCACCTTCCGCGCCACCTGGACGCACGGTAGCAGCCAGTTTATTTTCGGCAACATCAAGGCCAATCTCAACCACGGCTACATCGAGCCGCTAATGGACTTTGAGCGCGTGATGCTAAAGCCGTTGGAGGAAGGCATGCAGTACCGGCTGAACACCAAGCGCGTGTTTCTGGATGCGTGGGTGGACTGGCTCAAGCAGGAATATCCGGGCGTGAATTACCAGGAGCAGATTGCCGGCGGCCTCAGCAGCAGCTTCCGCGTGAGCGGCGACAACAGCCCAGTGGATATCTCGATTCCCTTCCAGTTTACGGCCCGGCACCACGGCGGGCAGATTGATACCCTGCACATTCCGGTGCAAACGCTCTTCAACTACGCCAGCGGGGTAGTGGCCCGGCTGCCGCTGCACGGGTCAGTTTTCCAGGCCGTGCGGCTCAATGCCTACGGAGTCTCTTTCAGCGACCACTCGGGGCTGTTTCTGCTGCCTTATAGCAGCGGCAATGCGCTGTATCTCAACGGCACGCTCGAAACCCACTACGGGGACCTGATGCTCAGCTACTGGCGCGGGCACGATTTCTACGCGCCGTTTGGTGGGTCTTATTACGAATCAGTGGCCTCGCGCTACGGCACGCCCGGCTTCACGGATGGCGAGCGCCGCCTGCTTTTCGTGCGCCTGCTGCGCGATTTCCGCATCTCCGACGCGGCGGCCGTGACGGTGCGCGTGGAGCCGGTCTATGACTTCAACCGGCAGCTGCTTGACTATTCGTTCGGCGTCTATTTCAATTTCCGGCAAGACTGGCTGCTCGGCAACTTGGCCCGCCGGGTGAGGGTAGGGCAGTAAGTTAATGACTAATAACGAGGGGCTACTGACTACTGTCGTTCTTCGTTTAGAACGACAGTAGTCAGTAGTCCCTCGTTATTAGTCATTAACTCAACTACATGCTGCTCATCATCTTGCCTTTTTTGCTTTTCATTTTCACGTCTTTCACCTGGCCGTCCATCATCACGCACTGGCCGTTGTGCAGCATCATGGTCTTGCCGCCGCGCATTTCTACTTTGCCGTCGGTCATCACTTTGGTGCCGTTGTTCATGGTCATGGTTTCGGTCATGGCCATTTTTTTGCCGTCCTGCATGCGCATCATCTGGCCGCCGGTCATCATGGCGCAGTCTTCCATGCCCTTGCTAAGCATGCGCTTGTCTTTGGTAGGCATGTGGCCTTCTTCCTTCGCAACGGGAGTTTGGGCGTGAGCCAGCGTGATGGTGCAGGCTAGGGCTAGCGCGGGAGCGAATTTTAGGAGCGGCTTCATAAGAATGGGGGGGTAGGGAATTGACAACTGGCCAACTTCCTACTCTAAACGGATTATCTACTAAGACGTTGTGCGTAGCTACGGCCGCGTTGCGGCATTGGTAGGTGCCGCGGCGCGCATAAAATGCAGGATGGTAGAAGCTGGCTCGGGCTGCCGCCGAAAATGAAGGCGCAGCCAGCCCGAAGCCCCCGGCAGCTTCTGCGCCGCAAAGCCCAGCGCGCGGGCCACTGCCTGCCCGCGCAGGTTGTTGGCAAAGCAGCGAATGAGCAGTTGCCGCGCGCCCAGCGCTTCAAAGCCAAACTCGCAGATGGCCGCCAGCGCCTCGCGGGCGTAGCCCTGGCCCTCGGCCTCGGCGGCCAGGTAGTAGCCAATCTCGGCCTGCCCGTGCCGTTGCGGCATCAAGCAGATATCGCCCAGATAGTCAAGGCTTTCGCGGTGCCAGATGCCCAGCACGTAAAACCGGCCGGTTTGCCAGTCGTCGGCAAAGGCGGCGAGCTGCACCGGCGCATCGGCCAGACTGCGCACGGCCCGCAGGCGGTCGGGAAACGACGCGCGCAGCCGCGCGCGGCTACGGTCGATTAATGCAAAAAATGCCTCCGCGTCGGTGG from Hymenobacter psoromatis includes the following:
- a CDS encoding elongation factor Ts, producing MAAITAADVNKLRTMTGAGMMDCKKALTEADGDFEAARDILRKQGQKIADKRADNATSEGLVMVSVSDDAKTGRLVALACETESVAKVADFRNLVQQILYAAVATKAETKEDLLAAKESDGRTVQEHITELTGKIGEKLDLTYATLHAEKVASYIHSDNKKGVLVGLKNVGSADTAAIGRDVAMQIVAMKPVAVDKDGVDAGTVEREIEIGKEQARAEGKPEAMLEKIAQGKLNKFYKDNTLLNQEFVKDNSMTIAQLLDKTSKGMTVEAFKRVAIGA
- a CDS encoding 30S ribosomal protein S2, whose protein sequence is MAQSTTYKELLDAGAHFGHLTRKWDPKMAPYIFMEKNGIHIIDLNKTLASLDYAANAIRNIAKSGRKIMFVATKKQAQEIVQTEAVRLKMPYVTDRWLGGMLTNFATIRKSLKKMSTIDKMVKENTAYAALAKREKLMMSRERDKLERVMGGIAELSRLPAALFVVDVKREHIAVKEAQKLGIPVFAIVDTNSNPELVQFPIPANDDASKSIQLIMNVIGKAIEDGLSERKVDKEDADRKEADEAAIAEKTEADTEA
- a CDS encoding 30S ribosomal protein S9, producing MATTNTSGRRKTSVARIYMQAGQGNITINDRDMKSYFANELLENIVNQPLATLEQVGQYDIKVNVSGGGIAGQAEAIRLAISKALVSDNAEVKPALRKEGFMTRDPRMVERKKFGKRKARRSFQFSKR
- a CDS encoding 50S ribosomal protein L13, yielding MDHLSFKTTHVNKANAQKNWVIVDASVAPLGRVCSQIANLLRGKHKPSFTPNSDCGDNVIVINADKLRVTGKKMEEKLYISHSGYPGGQKQRTLREQMNRDSRKAIEHAVKGMLQGNRLGAAQYRNMYVYAGTEHPHEAQQPQPYELKNL
- a CDS encoding RNA pseudouridine synthase — protein: MKPPKFKDLILFENDDYIVVNKPPFLSTLDERIGVAASLLRLAREYADDAQVGHRLDRDTSGALVLAKHPEAYRHISMQFENREVNKVYHAVTWGAPPLDKFIVERNIETTKSGKARLAFKGKPAETRFTTLETFARHALVQAEPVTGRMHQIRLHLAYVETPIVGDTLYGGADFFLSSLKKKFNLKDGETEQPFIKRFALHAKELGFAGLDGTPIKVEAPYPKDFRVLVETLREYQ
- a CDS encoding two-component sensor histidine kinase → MNLSSRTIAVLIALVVAGVLTTFAYVTPGLPTHQAFLAAGITVAACFLLVYLSFEALIFREINGIYSRLEHIKRKEFKKLSNKFLFRPEPLQRIGDEIVQMAERRQQELDELKRLQALRREFLADVSHELKTPLFAAQGFVHTILDEEEDGAETGGMDPTIRRKFLRRAAASLDALDALVKDLVTISQLEKGVIRMRRQRFDLVALVQELFELLEQHAERRGTTLELFPPHLAEKELPVIADRNRIRQVLTNLIDNAIKYGREHNGHVVVSLTPGRNGVRVAVRDNGAGIAPEHQARIFERFYRVDKSRSRAAGGSGLGLAISKHIVEAHKSTIHIKSVLNEGTTLEFKLPKPKEIKGHENVR
- a CDS encoding DNA-binding response regulator translates to MPANQRSAQAKTAAYKILVVDDDPDIVELLEFNLKKEGYLTASAGDGRQALAVAQEFSPDIILLDVMMPHLDGIATCRILREQPKFKDTYILFLTARAEEFSEVAAFEAGADDFLAKPIKPRALLSRLAAIVRRDQDPHAGVEAIDINGLRIDRTGFAVYQDGRKITLPKKEFELLAFLAAAPHKVFSRDELLQNIWGNDVFVLARTVDVHVRKVREKVGDHHIQTIKGVGYKFNAD
- a CDS encoding ATP-dependent exodnase (exonuclease V) alpha subunit - helicase superfamily I member; translated protein: MPRRWLLASLLLLCGAWTQPSGSAEPVRLWPNASFQAGETIRYKVHYGVLNAAEATVETSGSLERVAGRPCYKATVSGRTTGSFEFFLHVRDQWRSYIDTASILPLRSSRDIEESSYRKKEVVDFDQEHAIVNVLQTHTKEPIRYTFKVPNNVQELVSGFYYLRTLSYERMKPGEIIHMGGFFDESTFNMDVVFRGREVIETRAGPIHVLKLVPKMPTNRIFRGEEAIKIYLSDDRNKIPVLFQAELFVGSVKVDMYKYEGLKHRLNLAR
- a CDS encoding DNA recombination/repair protein RecA encodes the protein MEKLDKAFGKGTVMKLSDQKVNDVPSISTGSLSLDIALGIGGLPRGRVVEIYGPESSGKTTLTMHAIAEAQKAGGTAAFIDAEHAFDPTYAKKLGIDVDNLLIAQPDNGEQALEIADQLISSGAIDIIVIDSVAALVPKGELEGDMGDSKVGLHARLMSQALRKLTGTINKTNCLCIFINQLREKIGVMFGSPETTTGGNALKFYASVRLDIRRIGQIKEDKDNVTGNRTKVKVVKNKVAPPFKVVEFDIIYGQGISKVGEIVDLGVDMGIIGKSGSWFSYDGNKIGQGREAVKTLLLDNPELADTIEAKIRAMAKGDTDVIPVDMSGPEDGDDTL